The following are from one region of the Etheostoma spectabile isolate EspeVRDwgs_2016 chromosome 15, UIUC_Espe_1.0, whole genome shotgun sequence genome:
- the LOC116703488 gene encoding uncharacterized protein LOC116703488: MIFNCGICDFRNTSVSDYVKHCRTHRNSNKAIFPCGFPDCGRSFSSYNSFNVHLSRFHHEGRKLTFNRNISVQLKCSWEFCGKECESIKGLVAHLKCHLQEGLEVTCPYSGCAKTFKVISSFTSHLSRCHKQCDVTHIDQSYIRETTEYAPAGSDNGSSVDSEVPTVQHEGESDPGSAQDNFTENMALFFLGLQAKYLVPASTVSDIASEMRLLQDMQHEFTMDWFSRGLQEYGVQAEALQNLGKRVYEQSPMQRTLHASSGTLTTHHKRLQFYRREFNLVEPVQITLGHDDKGKARHFHYVPILESLRAFLKNESVQLQILNPVHADESMLCDIRDGSVSKSSELFASDPHALQIMLFQDAFEVANPLGSARLKHKVLAVYYTLGNVYAHHRSTVDSIQLVLLCLEKDCKFFGPERVFDVLLSDLCDLESKGICVEGKTFRGSIACVIGDNLGSHYLGGFTENFSCAEYFCRYCHIKKGDFQKNPLSTATERTPASYSESLLELENNPDILMHKGIKSNSVLNKLTHFHVCAPGLPPCLAHDLFEGIVDYDLAMYLHFLVKSRKWFSYDVLNRRIVTFRGESQNKANVLHNNGTKLGGHAAQNWWLLRFLPVLLHDKIRDPKEEVWQLVLLLKQVVELVCAPTLSQSQAAYMKVLIEEYIETRHVLFPLKKLRPKHHYLLHYSDLTLKFGPLIRIWTMRFESKHSYFKRCIRASKNFRNITKSLSERHQLLQAYQSMGNVFSPEFIMSDCTRFYPELYDSQVKDALKVFDVSPSNAVVTDKITVRGTCYANDMLVILSCEGGELTLGLIACIVVKQQKTVLLLLRQKRASLDPDLGVFEVESEGGTFICQRLDGLLDYTPLRHYHRGGRLLVTLKHSPPWNL; the protein is encoded by the coding sequence ATGATATTTAATTGTGGTATCTGTGACTTTAGAAATACCTCAGTTTCTGACTATGTGAAACATTGTAGAACCCATAGAAACAGTAACAAGGCTATTTTTCCCTGTGGGTTTCCAGACTGTGGAAGAAGCTTTTCGTCTTACAATTCTTTTAATGTTCACTTGTCCAGATTTCACCACGAAGGGAGGAAGCTGACTTTTAATCGTAACATATCTGTGCAGTTGAAGTGTTCTTGGGAGTTTTGTGGCAAAGAATGTGAAAGCATAAAAGGTCTCGTAGCTCACCTTAAGTGTCATTTGCAAGAGGGTCTTGAAGTGACGTGTCCTTATAGTGGATGTGCAAAGACCTTTAAAGTCATATCCTCTTTTACATCTCATTTATCAAGATGTCACAAGCAGTGTGATGTTACACATATTGATCAAAGTTATATCAGGGAAACAACAGAGTATGCACCTGCTGGTTCGGATAATGGGTCAAGCGTTGATAGTGAAGTACCAACAGTGCAGCATGAAGGAGAGTCTGACCCAGGGTCAGCCCAGGATAATTTCACTGAAAACatggctcttttttttcttggcttaCAAGCAAAGTATCTGGTTCCTGCATCTACAGTCTCTGATATTGCAAGTGAAATGAGGTTACTACAGGATATGCAGCATGAGTTTACTATGGATTGGTTTTCAAGAGGTCTCCAAGAATATGGTGTGCAAGCTGAGGCTTTACAAAATCTAGGGAAACGTGTGTACGAACAAAGCCCTATGCAGCGCACCCTACATGCAAGTAGTGGCACCTTAACTACACACCACAAAAGACTTCAGTTTTACAGGAGAGAATTCAACTTGGTAGAACCTGTACAAATAACCTTAGGCCATGATGACAAAGGCAAGGCAAGACATTTTCACTATGTTCCCATTCTAGAAAGCTTAAGAGCTTTCTTGAAAAATGAAAGTGTACAGCTTCAAATTCTAAATCCTGTTCATGCCGACGAGAGCATGCTATGTGATATTAGAGATGGTTCGGTCTCTAAATCTAGTGAACTGTTTGCCTCTGATCCACATGCTCTTCAGATCATGTTGTTTCAAGATGCTTTTGAAGTTGCAAACCCTCTTGGGTCCGCCAGGCTAAAACACAAAGTTCTTGCTGTGTACTACACTTTAGGTAATGTCTATGCACACCACCGATCCACCGTTGACTCAATACAGCTTGTACTACTTTGTTTGGAGAAGGACTGTAAGTTTTTTGGACCTGAGagagtttttgatgttttgttatcAGACTTGTGTGACCTGGAGTCAAAAGGCATTTGTGTTGAAGGGAAAACTTTCAGAGGTAGTATTGCCTGTGTCATTGGAGACAATCTTGGGTCCCACTATCTTGGGGGATTTACTGAAAATTTCAGCTGTGCTGAATATTTTTGCAGGTACTGTCATATTAAAAAAGGggattttcaaaaaaatcctctttCTACAGCCACAGAGAGAACACCAGCTAGTTACAGTGAATCCTTGCTGGAGTTGGAAAATAACCCAGATATCCTAATGCACAAAGGCATCAAGTCAAACAGTGTTTTGAACAAACTCACACATTTCCATGTTTGTGCACCAGGACTTCCACCCTGCCTTGCCCATGATTTATTTGAGGGCATAGTTGACTATGATTTGGCAATGTACCTGCATTTCCTTGTAAAATCAAGAAAGTGGTTCAGTTATGATGTACTTAACCGCAGAATTGTGACTTTTAGAGGTGAGAGTCAGAATAAGGCTAATGTTCTGCATAACAATGGGACCAAACTTGGGGGACATGCTGCCCAAAACTGGTGGCTTCTTCGGTTCTTGCCAGTACTGTTACATGACAAGATTAGAGACCCTAAGGAGGAAGTTTGGCAACTTGTATTGCTACTCAAGCAGGtggttgagcttgtgtgtgCTCCTACACTGTCACAATCACAGGCTGCCTACATGAAGGTCCTCATTGAGGAGTACATAGAAACAAGGCATGTACTCTTCCCACTTAAAAAGCTTCGACCCAAACATCATTACCTTTTACATTATTCAGATCTCACATTAAAGTTTGGACCCTTAATTCGCATATGGACTATGCGATTTGAGAGCAAGCACAGCTACTTTAAGAGGTGTATTCGGGCAAGTAAGAACTTCAGAAACATCACAAAATCCCTTTCAGAGAGGCATCAGTTGCTGCAGGCCTACCAAAGCATGGGCAATGTGTTTTCCCCTGAGTTTATCATGTCTGACTGTACAAGGTTTTACCCAGAATTGTATGATAGTCAGGTTAAGGACGCGCTAAAAGTGTTTGATGTCTCGCCATCAAATGCAGTAGTGACAGACAAAATTACTGTACGAGGCACATGCTATGCAAATGACATGCTTGTTATTTTGAGCTGCGAGGGTGGAGAGTTAACTCTCGGGCTTATTGCATGCATTGTAGTGAAACAACAAAAGACTGTGCTTCTTTTGCTTCGACAGAAAAGAGCAAGTCTTGATCCAGATCTTGGTGTTTTTGAAGTAGAGAGTGAAGGTGGTACTTTTATTTGCCAAAGACTTGATGGGCTTCTTGATTACACCCCACTTAGACACTACCATAGAGGTGGCAGACTGCTGGTTACTCTTAAACACAGTCCACCATGGAACCTGTAA